A stretch of Aedes aegypti strain LVP_AGWG chromosome 2, AaegL5.0 Primary Assembly, whole genome shotgun sequence DNA encodes these proteins:
- the LOC5569622 gene encoding thymidylate kinase produces the protein MIGIISRNCFYRQNDLVAIVRKCGFLGVSSSKLINSSPNMSIIQKRGALIVLEGCDRAGKTTQCKRIVESLNSAGHKAKFMNFPDRSTQFGALINSYLTSKDNFTDEGIHLLFTLNRWEAKNEMERLLRSGVTLIVDRYSYSGVAFSAAKGLNMDWCKAPETGLPKPDLVLLLTLTAEAMAKRGGFGQERYEVPELQKKVMEKFQTLKDDSYWKVVDADKKEDALSLELCEMVLDSMESCSDKPLGKLW, from the exons ATGATTGGCATCATCAGCAGAAACTGCTTTTACCGCCAAAACGATCTAGTTGCTATCGTTAGAAAGTGCGGATTTTTGGGCGTATCAAGTTCTAAGTTAATAAATAGTTCTCCCAATATGTCTATAATTCAAAAAAGAGGAGCCCTAATAGTTTTGGAAGGCTGCGACCGTGCGGGCAAAACTACGCAATGCAAAAGGATCG TGGAATCCCTCAACAGCGCCGGACACAAAGCCAAATTCATGAACTTCCCGGACAGGTCAACGCAGTTTGGGGCCTTGATTAATTCCTACCTGACCAGCAAGGACAATTTTACCGACGAGGGAATTCATCTGCTTTTCACACTGAACCGATGGGAGGCCAAAAACGAAATGGAACGTCTGCTGCGGAGTGGCGTCACGTTGATCGTAGATCGATACTCCTATTCCGGAGTGGCATTCAGTGCGGCCAAGGGATTGAACATGGACTGGTGCAAAGCGCCGGAAACCGGTCTGCCAAAGCCGGATCTTGTTCTGCTACTCACGTTGACGGCGGAAGCGATGGCCAAACGCGGAGGATTTGGCCAAGAGCGATACGAAGTTCCAGAACTGCAGAAAAAGGtgatggagaaatttcaaaCCCTGAAGGACGATAGCTACTGGAAGGTGGTGGATGCGGATAAGAAAGAAGACGCGCTATCTTTGGAGCTTTGCGAGATGGTTTTGGACTCGATGGAATCGTGCAGCGATAAGCCATTGGGAAAGCTTTGGTAA